The Gordonia terrae genome contains the following window.
CCGCGCGGGGGATTCGCATGTCCCCACTGTGCCCGATCGGCGGCGTGCCCGCCGGAATTCAGGACAGGACCAGCGTGGCCTTCTCCATCTCGGCGATCGCCGAGACCCGTTCCGGCGAGGCCCCCGTGACGTGAACGAGGCTGCCGCCCACCAGTAGTGGTGTCAGGAGATGGGCGATCACCAGATCGCCCGTGTGCCACGGCCGGGTGGACACCACGCGGGAGCCCGGTCCGATGCCGTCGCGTGCCGCGACGGCCCGAGCGTCGTCGAGCGCCTCGCCGATCAGGGCGCCCTCGACGGTGGCCGAGGCCGGATGGCGGGACGAGTACTGATCGCCGTGGACGCGGACGACGCTGCCGTAATCGCCGACACCGGGCGGCAGGTCGCGCAGCGGCAACGCGAACGGATCGAGCGAGGAAACCACGACCTCGTCCACGTCCGGGTGATCGTCGAGACGGTCACGGCTGGTGAACAGGACCTCCGCGCCGTCGTGGGAGTCGAGACGCACCTCGGCGCCCGCCCAGAGCGCGCCCAGCAGAATACCCGCTGTCTGCCAGTGTTCCGGGAGGTCGACGGCGACGACACCGCCCGCCATGATCCCGATCTCGTCGACCAGGTAGTTCGCCGTCTTCGCCGCCCAGTTGCCCAGCGTGGCGGCGGACAGTTCGGTGCGCTCCCCGGTCGAGTCGTCGTAGTAGGTCAGCAGTGGCCGCGAATGGTCGGCGACCGCGGCGAAGACGGCATCGGTGATCGTGTTCGGATTGTTCAGTTCACGCACATCGGCCCCTCGTTGCCCGCGGTGATGGGCGGGCGCTTGTTGCCGACGCGCTCGCTCGCCGGTGTGTTGTCGGTCTGGTCGCCGGTGTCGCTGATGGAGCCGGGGCCGGCGTAGGTGTTGGTCAGCACGACCTTGAGCTGGTCGTCGCCCAGGGCGGGATCCGCCACGACCCGGGCGCCGCCCAGATCTTTCGCGAGGAGGCGTGCGGCGTCGCTCTCGTCTTTGGCGTACACGATCGAGTCCTTCGTGTCGGCCTTGCCGCTCGAGGTCGCCCCGACCCGGAAACCCTTGTTGGTCAGGATGTTCGCCACATTCGACGCGAGGCCGTCGATGGTGCCTGCGTTGACCACGTCGACCGTGTAGTCGCCGCGCTGGATGCCCTGCGACTCCTTCGGTGCCAGCAGGTCGCCGGTGAAGGCCTGCACCTCGCGCGGGTCCACCTCGACCACGCTCTGCTGTCCGTCCTCACTCCAGCCCTGCTCGGTCACGATCGGGATGGTCGCGAACTTCACCCGACCGCCGCTGAGATCCTTGAGCTGCTCGGCGAATCGGATGATGTCCCAGTCGTCGTCGATGACCACCGAGCGCGAGACCGCGTTCTGCAGCTCCGACAACTTGCCCGGGTCGGTCAGTGTGTTCGCGGAGATGATCTTCTGCGTGAGCGACGCCATGAACGCCTGCTGTCGCGTGATGCGGTCCAGATCGCCTCGGGGGAGCCCGTGACGCTGGCGTACGAAGCTCAGGGCCTTCGGGCCGTCGAGGGTTTGACGACCGGCGCGGAACCGCGCGCCGGTGAAGGGATCGCGGACCGCCTGGTTCAGGCAGACGTCGATGCCGCCGGCTGCGTTCGTCAGCAGCACGAAGCCCAGCAGGCCGACCTCCGCGTAATGGTCCACCTGCACGCCGGTCAGATTGGCGACCGTGTCCACCAACGCTTTCCGGCCCGCGAGCGTGCCCTCGGACTCGGCTTCACCCTCGGACTTGCCCTCGCCGACCGCCCGCGCCCGGACGCTCTCGCGAGTCGTGCCGTAGGCGGCGTTGATCTTGCTCATGCCGATTCCGGGTACGTCGACGTAGGAGTCGCGGGGGATCGAGATCGCTGTCGCCGACGAGCCGTCGTCGGGGATGCGGATCAGCAGGATGGTGTCGGTGTTGGTCGCGACCTCGTCCCCGGAGCGCAGGAGCTTGAGCTCCTCCGGGGAGAGTGGGTTGCCCTTGGCGTCGGTTCGCGAGTCGGTGCCCACCAGGAGGATGTCGACGGCCCCGTCGGCTGCGCCGCCGAGGTCGAGTCCGCCGAGTTGAGTGATCCGGGTCTGCAGGTCCGACATGGTGTTCCAGGCGTAGCCGGTGCACAACAG
Protein-coding sequences here:
- a CDS encoding TIGR03089 family protein — translated: MRELNNPNTITDAVFAAVADHSRPLLTYYDDSTGERTELSAATLGNWAAKTANYLVDEIGIMAGGVVAVDLPEHWQTAGILLGALWAGAEVRLDSHDGAEVLFTSRDRLDDHPDVDEVVVSSLDPFALPLRDLPPGVGDYGSVVRVHGDQYSSRHPASATVEGALIGEALDDARAVAARDGIGPGSRVVSTRPWHTGDLVIAHLLTPLLVGGSLVHVTGASPERVSAIAEMEKATLVLS
- a CDS encoding LCP family protein yields the protein MDSPPDGPRRRSQTRRPAGPGPDGRQPMPGDRRGPEQPGARRRPVRPPHDGGPDGRGVPRGSDQRPGEPGTPPPRARRQPPPDPRRRAADARDPRRRAAADPRTTGRRTSGDRRAAPESVEPVPTRPRRPGEPRPVRRTSGEIHTRPAPGAKKKREQTPRTEAAEPRAGRRRTRDEPATSPKAATSATKTTPAKAATSAKSAAATTPPTTPPGRRPRTGGWAAGAGWGRALIAVASVAVLLCTGYAWNTMSDLQTRITQLGGLDLGGAADGAVDILLVGTDSRTDAKGNPLSPEELKLLRSGDEVATNTDTILLIRIPDDGSSATAISIPRDSYVDVPGIGMSKINAAYGTTRESVRARAVGEGKSEGEAESEGTLAGRKALVDTVANLTGVQVDHYAEVGLLGFVLLTNAAGGIDVCLNQAVRDPFTGARFRAGRQTLDGPKALSFVRQRHGLPRGDLDRITRQQAFMASLTQKIISANTLTDPGKLSELQNAVSRSVVIDDDWDIIRFAEQLKDLSGGRVKFATIPIVTEQGWSEDGQQSVVEVDPREVQAFTGDLLAPKESQGIQRGDYTVDVVNAGTIDGLASNVANILTNKGFRVGATSSGKADTKDSIVYAKDESDAARLLAKDLGGARVVADPALGDDQLKVVLTNTYAGPGSISDTGDQTDNTPASERVGNKRPPITAGNEGPMCVN